One Leisingera sp. M658 genomic window carries:
- a CDS encoding thiopurine S-methyltransferase → MEQDFWQARWRENRIGFHEDAPNTLLKQHFPKLGLHAGQSVFVPLCGKALDLDWLCGQGLQVSGIEFNQGAVEEVFARQGLEPEVIRQGDLIRFQAGGLTLFAGDFFALTAEYLGTVDAVYDRAALVAVKPEDRKAYAVQLNRITGCAQQFLVGFDYDQPLMEGPPFSVPGETVQALYRERHAITLIEERAADGRIGERCNALEQAWLLKPLV, encoded by the coding sequence ATGGAACAGGACTTTTGGCAGGCGCGCTGGCGCGAGAACCGGATCGGCTTTCACGAAGACGCGCCCAACACCCTGCTGAAGCAGCATTTTCCAAAGCTGGGCTTGCACGCGGGCCAGTCGGTTTTTGTGCCGCTTTGCGGTAAGGCACTGGACCTGGACTGGCTGTGCGGCCAAGGGCTGCAGGTATCCGGGATTGAGTTCAATCAGGGCGCTGTTGAGGAGGTTTTTGCCCGCCAGGGTCTGGAGCCTGAGGTGATCCGGCAAGGGGACCTTATACGTTTCCAGGCGGGCGGTCTGACCCTTTTTGCGGGAGACTTCTTTGCGCTGACGGCAGAGTATCTGGGCACAGTGGATGCGGTTTACGACCGGGCGGCGCTGGTTGCGGTTAAGCCTGAGGACCGCAAGGCATATGCTGTGCAACTCAACCGCATCACTGGCTGTGCGCAGCAGTTTCTGGTCGGATTTGACTATGATCAGCCCTTGATGGAAGGCCCGCCGTTTTCGGTGCCGGGTGAAACCGTGCAAGCATTGTATCGGGAGAGGCATGCGATCACCCTGATTGAGGAACGTGCCGCTGACGGCCGCATCGGTGAACGCTGCAACGCGCTGGAACAGGCCTGGCTGCTGAAACCGCTGGTTTAG
- the guaA gene encoding glutamine-hydrolyzing GMP synthase, with protein sequence MTETSHDRLLIIDFGSQVTQLIARRLRELNVYCEIHPYQNVTMEFVRELAPKAVIFSGGPDSVTREGSPRAPQEIFDYGVPILGICYGQQVMMHQLGGKVESGHGTAEFGRAFVTPTVETPPLLEGWFANDSDREQVWMSHGDHVSKIAPGFEVYGTSPNAPYAITADVSRNFYAVQFHPEVHHTPNGAKLYENFVRLAGFSGDWTMGAYREQMIEKIREQVGDKQVICGLSGGVDSSVAAILIHEAIGDQLTCVFVDHGLLRKNEAEEVVAMFRDNYNIQLIHADEQELFLGELDGQSDPETKRKIIGKLFIDVFQKHANTIEGAEFLAQGTLYPDVIESVSFSGGPSVTIKSHHNVGGLPEKMGLKLVEPLRELFKDEVRALGRELGLPASFIGRHPFPGPGLAIRCPGEITREKLEILREADAVYIDQIRKHGLYDDIWQAFVAILPVRTVGVMGDGRTYDFACALRAVTSVDGMTADYYPFSHEFLGETATRIINEVKGINRCTYDITSKPPGTIEWE encoded by the coding sequence ATGACAGAGACATCCCATGACCGCCTTCTCATCATCGACTTTGGCAGCCAGGTCACGCAGCTGATTGCACGCCGCCTGCGCGAGCTGAACGTCTATTGCGAAATCCACCCCTATCAGAATGTCACCATGGAGTTTGTGCGCGAGCTGGCGCCCAAAGCTGTGATCTTCTCGGGCGGGCCGGACAGTGTGACCCGCGAAGGGTCGCCGCGTGCGCCGCAGGAGATTTTCGACTATGGCGTGCCGATCCTGGGCATCTGCTATGGCCAGCAGGTGATGATGCACCAGCTGGGCGGCAAAGTGGAAAGCGGCCACGGCACCGCCGAATTCGGCCGCGCCTTTGTGACCCCCACCGTGGAGACACCGCCGCTGCTGGAAGGCTGGTTTGCCAATGACAGCGACCGCGAGCAGGTCTGGATGTCGCACGGCGACCACGTGAGCAAGATCGCACCGGGGTTTGAAGTCTACGGCACCTCTCCCAACGCGCCTTATGCCATCACCGCCGATGTCAGCCGCAATTTCTATGCGGTGCAGTTCCACCCCGAGGTGCATCACACCCCGAACGGCGCCAAGCTCTATGAAAATTTTGTGCGCCTGGCGGGCTTCAGCGGCGACTGGACCATGGGCGCCTACCGCGAACAGATGATCGAAAAGATCCGCGAACAGGTTGGCGACAAGCAGGTGATCTGCGGATTGTCCGGCGGTGTGGATTCCTCAGTTGCGGCGATCCTGATCCACGAAGCGATCGGCGACCAGCTGACCTGTGTGTTTGTCGACCACGGGCTGCTGCGCAAGAACGAGGCGGAAGAAGTCGTCGCCATGTTCCGCGACAACTACAACATCCAGCTGATCCACGCGGATGAGCAGGAGCTGTTCCTGGGTGAGCTGGACGGCCAAAGCGACCCGGAAACCAAACGCAAGATCATCGGCAAGCTGTTCATCGACGTGTTCCAGAAACACGCCAACACCATCGAAGGCGCCGAGTTCCTGGCACAGGGAACGCTGTACCCGGATGTGATTGAATCGGTGTCCTTCTCGGGCGGCCCGTCAGTCACCATCAAGTCGCACCACAACGTGGGCGGCCTGCCGGAGAAGATGGGGCTGAAACTGGTCGAACCCCTGCGCGAGCTGTTCAAGGACGAAGTCCGCGCATTGGGCCGCGAACTGGGCCTGCCCGCAAGCTTCATCGGCCGCCATCCGTTCCCCGGACCGGGCCTGGCGATCCGCTGCCCCGGTGAGATCACCCGTGAAAAGCTGGAGATCCTGCGCGAGGCCGATGCGGTCTATATCGACCAGATCCGCAAGCACGGTCTATATGACGATATCTGGCAGGCTTTTGTGGCAATCCTGCCGGTCCGCACCGTGGGCGTGATGGGCGACGGTCGCACCTATGATTTTGCCTGCGCCCTGCGCGCGGTGACCTCGGTCGATGGCATGACAGCCGATTACTACCCCTTCAGCCATGAATTCCTGGGCGAAACCGCCACAAGAATCATCAATGAGGTCAAGGGCATCAACCGCTGCACCTATGACATCACCTCGAAGCCGCCCGGCACCATTGAGTGGGAATGA
- a CDS encoding DMT family transporter yields the protein MTDNAKAALWMIGAIVSFSAMAIAGREAGLTLDTFEVMTYRSLVGVIIVLALLTATGKWHQVSRARLGVHAVRNLFHFTGQNLWFLAVTLIPLAQVFALEFTSPLWVIILSPLLLGEVLTRRRMLAAAIGFAGILIVARPSPDTLSLGIGAAASCAIFFALTAILTKRLTRHETTASILFWLTAMQLVMGLLAAGWDGDMALPDATTLPWLVLIGIAGLTAHFCLTTALSLAPASVVVPVDFARLPAIAILGMVIYGEALDAWVLSGAAIICIANYLNIVAKRSPETLGN from the coding sequence ATGACTGACAACGCCAAAGCCGCCCTTTGGATGATCGGCGCCATTGTCTCGTTTTCCGCCATGGCCATTGCGGGCCGCGAGGCCGGGCTGACCCTCGACACGTTCGAAGTCATGACCTACCGCAGCCTGGTCGGGGTGATCATCGTGTTGGCGCTGCTGACGGCGACGGGCAAATGGCATCAGGTCAGCCGGGCGCGGCTGGGCGTTCACGCTGTGCGCAATCTGTTCCATTTCACCGGCCAGAACCTGTGGTTCCTGGCGGTGACGCTGATCCCGCTGGCCCAGGTCTTTGCCTTGGAGTTCACCTCGCCGCTGTGGGTGATCATCCTGTCGCCGCTACTGCTGGGGGAAGTGCTGACCCGGCGCCGGATGCTGGCGGCGGCGATCGGCTTTGCCGGCATCCTGATCGTGGCCCGCCCCAGCCCGGACACCCTGAGCCTGGGGATCGGGGCCGCAGCCAGCTGCGCGATCTTCTTTGCCCTCACCGCGATCCTGACCAAACGGCTGACCCGGCACGAAACAACTGCCTCAATTCTGTTCTGGCTCACCGCCATGCAGCTGGTGATGGGCCTGCTGGCGGCAGGCTGGGACGGCGACATGGCGTTGCCGGACGCCACCACCCTGCCCTGGCTGGTGCTGATCGGCATTGCCGGGTTGACCGCGCATTTCTGCCTGACAACCGCGCTGTCGCTGGCGCCTGCCAGCGTGGTGGTGCCGGTGGATTTTGCCCGCCTGCCCGCCATCGCCATTCTGGGCATGGTGATCTATGGCGAAGCGCTGGATGCCTGGGTGCTGAGCGGTGCCGCTATCATCTGCATTGCAAATTACCTTAATATAGTTGCGAAGCGGTCCCCTGAAACCCTTGGGAATTGA
- the hpt gene encoding hypoxanthine phosphoribosyltransferase, with product MSQRPYVIDVMISAKAIAARIEELCSEIHSEFAGTDKLVVVGLLRGSFVFIADLVRELDLPIEVDFLEASSYGDAMESSREVRILKDLRGAIEGRDVLVVEDIVDTGHTLNHVTHLLQSRNPARLKSIALLDKPSRREVDFRSDWVGFEIPDEFVVGYGIDYAQRNRNLPHIGKVRFTDEG from the coding sequence ATGTCACAGCGTCCATATGTCATTGATGTGATGATCTCGGCCAAGGCCATTGCAGCACGGATCGAAGAGCTTTGTTCAGAAATTCATAGTGAATTCGCAGGCACCGACAAGCTGGTCGTGGTTGGCCTGTTGCGCGGCAGTTTCGTGTTCATCGCCGATCTGGTACGCGAGCTGGACCTGCCGATCGAGGTCGATTTCCTGGAGGCGTCCTCTTACGGCGACGCAATGGAAAGCAGCCGGGAAGTGCGCATTCTCAAAGACTTGCGCGGCGCCATTGAAGGGCGCGACGTGCTGGTCGTTGAAGACATCGTCGACACTGGCCACACGCTGAACCATGTCACCCACCTGCTGCAAAGCCGCAATCCGGCGCGGCTGAAATCCATTGCGCTATTGGACAAACCATCCCGCCGCGAGGTGGATTTCCGCTCGGATTGGGTGGGGTTTGAGATCCCGGACGAATTTGTCGTGGGCTATGGGATCGACTACGCGCAACGCAACCGGAACCTGCCGCATATTGGCAAAGTGCGGTTCACGGACGAGGGCTGA
- a CDS encoding type II toxin-antitoxin system RatA family toxin yields MPTHSETRQMPYSAQQMYNLVADVAQYPKFLPWCSAARIRSRAPIGEAEVLEADLVISFKVFRERFGSRVTLYPGERKIDTEYLDGPFRYMKSHWAFAPREDGTCDVSFFVDFEFKNAVLQGIIGVVFNEAMQRIVRAFERRAAELYN; encoded by the coding sequence ATGCCCACACACTCGGAAACCCGCCAGATGCCCTATTCGGCGCAGCAGATGTACAATCTGGTTGCCGACGTTGCGCAATACCCGAAATTCCTGCCTTGGTGCTCCGCCGCCCGCATCCGCAGCCGCGCACCGATCGGCGAGGCCGAGGTGTTAGAGGCGGATCTGGTGATCTCCTTCAAGGTGTTCCGTGAACGCTTTGGCAGCCGGGTGACGCTGTATCCGGGTGAGCGTAAGATCGATACCGAATATCTGGACGGCCCATTTCGCTACATGAAGTCCCACTGGGCCTTTGCCCCGCGCGAGGACGGCACTTGCGATGTGTCTTTCTTTGTTGATTTCGAATTCAAGAACGCGGTGCTGCAGGGCATCATCGGCGTGGTCTTCAACGAAGCGATGCAGCGCATTGTGCGCGCTTTTGAACGCCGGGCGGCGGAGCTGTACAACTGA
- a CDS encoding DUF6477 family protein, with amino-acid sequence MQDVYTRLTLLRRPRILARAARLGAQNYSRQRDLRRILGYGTLPKPAAAVMQLLELESAQDTARKAGEAGYSLIRHVDVLIALAGEAAFLRNTATRPKTETAAPRDRRSAAAEAAAPCP; translated from the coding sequence ATGCAGGACGTATACACCCGGCTTACATTGCTCCGGCGCCCTCGGATTCTGGCAAGGGCTGCCCGGCTGGGGGCGCAGAACTATAGCCGGCAGCGGGATCTGCGCCGGATTCTAGGGTACGGGACCCTGCCCAAGCCGGCCGCGGCCGTAATGCAGCTCCTGGAGCTGGAAAGCGCGCAGGACACCGCACGCAAGGCAGGTGAAGCGGGATATTCGCTGATCCGGCATGTGGATGTGCTGATCGCGCTGGCGGGCGAAGCCGCTTTCCTGCGCAATACTGCGACCCGGCCAAAAACAGAAACGGCGGCCCCGCGGGACCGCCGTTCTGCTGCGGCAGAGGCGGCTGCCCCCTGCCCCTAA
- a CDS encoding amidohydrolase has protein sequence MTPERLAQLRALRHALHQIPEVSGAEEKTAAMVADYLRHFEPDQLLTGLGGHGVAAVFDGISDGPTVLIRCELDGLPIEELSDQPYRSTHQGRGHLCGHDGHMTMVAALAEDLAEQRPARGRVVLLFQPAEETGKGAAAMIADPAFAQIAPDYAFSLHNLPGLPVGQVALCSGAANCASRGMRIKLAGKTSHAAAPQDGVSPAGAIAQLLPGLADLGSGAELGPEFALVTLTHARLGEAAFGIAPGYGEVWATLRTVTDARMEQLIAAATAHVEQACAAEGLTFSIEFDDVFDACTNHPEAVAVLRAAAAAAGCPAQMQDVPQRWSEDFGQFGKQAKAAMFWLGSGTDQPQLHNPDYDFTDAAIPAGAGILLQAVRNLLG, from the coding sequence ATGACGCCCGAGCGTCTGGCGCAGCTCCGCGCCTTACGCCATGCACTGCATCAAATCCCCGAAGTGTCGGGCGCCGAGGAAAAGACCGCCGCCATGGTGGCGGATTACCTGCGCCATTTTGAACCGGATCAGCTGCTGACCGGGCTGGGCGGCCACGGGGTTGCCGCGGTTTTTGACGGCATTTCCGACGGCCCCACCGTTCTGATCCGCTGCGAGCTTGACGGCCTGCCGATCGAAGAACTCTCGGATCAGCCCTACCGTTCCACCCATCAGGGCCGCGGCCATCTCTGCGGCCATGACGGCCATATGACGATGGTTGCCGCCCTGGCAGAGGACCTGGCAGAACAGCGCCCTGCACGGGGCCGGGTTGTGCTGCTGTTCCAGCCCGCCGAGGAAACCGGCAAGGGCGCCGCGGCGATGATTGCCGACCCGGCTTTCGCTCAGATTGCACCGGACTATGCTTTCTCGCTGCACAACCTGCCGGGCCTGCCGGTGGGGCAGGTTGCCTTGTGTTCCGGTGCCGCCAACTGCGCGTCGCGCGGGATGCGGATCAAGCTGGCCGGCAAGACCTCCCACGCTGCCGCGCCGCAGGACGGGGTGTCACCCGCCGGTGCCATAGCGCAGCTGCTGCCGGGCTTGGCGGATTTGGGCAGCGGCGCTGAACTGGGGCCGGAGTTTGCCCTGGTCACCCTGACTCACGCGCGGCTGGGCGAGGCCGCTTTTGGCATTGCGCCTGGCTATGGCGAGGTTTGGGCCACGCTGCGCACCGTCACCGATGCCCGCATGGAGCAGTTGATTGCTGCTGCAACGGCGCATGTGGAACAGGCCTGCGCCGCGGAAGGGCTGACATTTTCAATCGAATTTGATGACGTCTTTGACGCTTGCACCAACCATCCCGAGGCGGTTGCCGTTCTGCGTGCGGCTGCCGCAGCGGCGGGGTGCCCGGCACAGATGCAGGACGTGCCCCAGCGCTGGTCCGAGGATTTCGGCCAGTTCGGCAAACAGGCGAAAGCGGCGATGTTCTGGCTCGGCTCCGGCACGGATCAGCCGCAGCTGCACAATCCGGATTACGATTTCACGGATGCGGCGATCCCGGCCGGGGCCGGGATTCTCCTGCAGGCGGTCAGAAACCTGCTGGGCTGA
- the lipA gene encoding lipoyl synthase: MRDLKIPEQRHPEKAHRPDNAQPKKPSWIRVKAPGGKGYAETHKIMRDNKLTTVCEEAGCPNVGECWSQGHATMMIMGEVCTRACSFCNIATGKPPEALDVFEPGRVADAVQKLGLNHVVITSVDRDDIEDGGAEHFAQTIRAVRHRSPNTTIEILTPDFLKCDPSVLEKVVEARPDVFNHNLETVPGLYPEVRAGARYFHSLRLLQRVKELDPSMFTKSGIMVGLGEDAQAVKQVMDDMRAADIDFLTIGQYLQPTPKHHAVDRFVTPEEFKSYEKAAYGKGFLMVSATPLTRSSYHAGDDFARLREARNKKLGLA; this comes from the coding sequence GTGAGAGACCTAAAGATCCCGGAGCAGCGCCACCCTGAAAAGGCGCATCGTCCCGACAACGCTCAGCCCAAAAAGCCAAGCTGGATCCGGGTCAAGGCGCCGGGCGGCAAGGGCTATGCGGAAACGCATAAAATCATGCGCGACAACAAGCTGACCACGGTGTGCGAAGAAGCCGGCTGCCCCAACGTCGGCGAATGCTGGAGCCAGGGCCACGCCACCATGATGATCATGGGCGAGGTCTGCACCCGGGCCTGTTCTTTTTGCAACATTGCGACCGGCAAGCCGCCCGAGGCGCTGGACGTGTTCGAACCGGGCCGGGTGGCGGATGCGGTGCAAAAGCTGGGGCTGAACCACGTTGTCATCACTTCGGTGGACCGCGACGATATCGAGGACGGCGGAGCCGAGCATTTTGCCCAGACCATCCGGGCGGTGCGCCACCGCTCGCCGAATACAACCATCGAAATCCTCACCCCTGACTTCCTGAAATGCGACCCCTCGGTGCTGGAAAAAGTCGTGGAAGCCCGCCCGGACGTGTTCAACCACAATCTGGAAACCGTGCCGGGCCTGTACCCGGAGGTCCGCGCCGGTGCCCGCTATTTCCACTCGCTGCGGCTGTTGCAGCGGGTCAAGGAACTGGACCCGTCGATGTTCACCAAATCCGGCATCATGGTTGGCCTGGGCGAGGATGCACAGGCGGTGAAACAGGTGATGGACGACATGCGCGCTGCAGACATCGACTTCCTGACCATCGGCCAGTATCTGCAACCGACGCCCAAGCACCACGCGGTGGACCGTTTCGTGACGCCGGAAGAATTCAAATCTTATGAGAAAGCCGCCTATGGCAAGGGCTTCCTGATGGTCTCGGCAACGCCGCTGACGCGCTCATCCTACCATGCCGGTGATGATTTTGCCCGCCTGCGCGAAGCACGCAACAAAAAGCTGGGGCTTGCATGA
- a CDS encoding YdcF family protein: MIRRITKLAQWFAAAGLFTFLAVLCWTFLWPDNDPAELPAANAIICLGGGMSADGSLHAPTQKRVETCARLYHAGRAPLVVFTGGRAIPGGPSAGAQMAHLAQQFGVPPDAILIEPESQSTLQNALYSLPLLPLSENLILVSEAFHLPRSWASFRWAGARRLQLAASENVRRDPETRWPSFSILLRETAAVWFNLFRAAAWSAASTVDLQNDDWLH; the protein is encoded by the coding sequence ATGATCCGGCGGATCACAAAATTGGCCCAGTGGTTTGCTGCCGCTGGGCTTTTTACATTTTTGGCGGTGCTTTGCTGGACCTTCCTGTGGCCGGACAATGATCCAGCGGAATTGCCCGCAGCGAATGCAATCATCTGCCTGGGCGGCGGCATGTCCGCAGATGGCTCCCTGCACGCACCGACGCAAAAGCGGGTTGAGACCTGCGCCCGGCTTTACCACGCCGGGCGGGCACCGCTGGTGGTGTTCACCGGCGGGCGCGCGATTCCGGGCGGCCCGTCTGCGGGCGCGCAAATGGCGCATCTGGCGCAACAGTTCGGTGTGCCGCCAGACGCCATCCTGATCGAGCCTGAGTCGCAATCGACCCTGCAGAACGCGCTGTATTCCTTGCCGCTGCTGCCCCTATCGGAGAACCTGATCTTGGTGAGCGAGGCCTTTCACCTGCCCCGCTCCTGGGCGTCCTTCCGCTGGGCCGGAGCGCGCCGGCTGCAGCTTGCAGCATCTGAAAATGTGCGCCGGGATCCAGAAACCCGCTGGCCCAGCTTCAGTATTCTCTTGCGGGAAACCGCTGCGGTCTGGTTCAACCTGTTCAGGGCCGCCGCTTGGAGCGCTGCCTCCACCGTGGATTTGCAAAACGATGATTGGCTGCACTGA
- a CDS encoding peroxiredoxin, translating into MKAGVKLPDVTFHTRVRDEAVEGPNPFRWEDKTTADYFAGKRVVLFSLPGAFTPTCSTYQLPGFENGFADFQAEGIDAIYCMSVNDSFVMNKWAEAQNLANVDVIPDGSGEFTRKMGMLVAKDNLGFGNRSWRYAAIIDNGVVEAWFEEPGLSDNHGDDPYGVSSPETVLKHLKEAKAEVAA; encoded by the coding sequence ATGAAAGCTGGCGTTAAGCTGCCCGACGTGACCTTCCACACCCGCGTCCGTGACGAAGCGGTCGAAGGCCCGAACCCCTTCCGCTGGGAAGACAAAACCACCGCTGATTATTTTGCAGGCAAGCGCGTTGTGCTGTTCTCGCTGCCCGGCGCCTTTACCCCCACCTGCTCGACCTACCAGCTGCCGGGCTTTGAAAACGGCTTTGCCGATTTCCAGGCCGAAGGCATCGACGCGATCTACTGCATGTCGGTGAACGACAGCTTTGTGATGAACAAATGGGCCGAAGCGCAGAACCTGGCAAACGTGGACGTGATCCCGGACGGCTCCGGCGAATTCACCCGCAAGATGGGCATGCTGGTCGCCAAGGACAACCTGGGCTTTGGCAACCGCTCCTGGCGCTATGCCGCTATCATCGACAACGGTGTTGTTGAAGCATGGTTCGAAGAGCCGGGCCTGTCCGACAACCACGGCGATGACCCCTATGGTGTCTCCTCGCCCGAGACCGTGCTGAAGCACCTGAAAGAAGCCAAGGCAGAAGTCGCCGCCTAA
- a CDS encoding helix-turn-helix domain-containing protein — translation MQNIPHASLPGWVPLETCRYLQHTEAGRPIRQLARKAGCHPSTILRQVRRVETLRDDPLIDEVLTYLAGRYQTSSGQSGKPSKSGTSPGKPAGRGLTAGFEQEAASVLTLLSRGGAVLAAAEGMEMAVVVREGAESDGQKVAVSRPLAGALALTGWISCARRSRISRYAITPSGRSALNRIIADQENRARARLEGGFAEAQTPFLAPEDNGKSSYGRKPRYGGSETPLEMLARLSDKDGNSFLTPGMISAGKRLREDFELAQISGHLMQEKLYFTNGSQALRSSSQEAGAAARKRMTEALQTLGMGLSDIALRCCCHLEGLETAERNLGWPARSGKVVLRIALQHLADYYGETSAQEAELIG, via the coding sequence ATGCAAAACATACCGCACGCGTCCCTGCCTGGCTGGGTGCCGCTTGAGACATGCCGTTACCTTCAGCACACAGAGGCAGGCCGCCCGATCCGGCAATTGGCCCGCAAGGCCGGGTGTCATCCTTCCACCATCCTGCGGCAGGTCAGGCGGGTGGAGACCCTGCGGGATGATCCGCTGATCGACGAAGTTCTGACCTACCTTGCCGGGCGTTACCAAACATCTTCCGGTCAGTCCGGAAAACCCAGCAAGTCCGGCACCAGCCCGGGCAAACCGGCCGGGCGCGGATTGACTGCCGGGTTCGAGCAGGAGGCCGCCAGTGTCCTGACCCTGCTGAGCCGCGGCGGTGCGGTTCTGGCTGCGGCTGAGGGCATGGAAATGGCGGTGGTCGTGCGCGAAGGCGCCGAGTCAGACGGGCAGAAAGTGGCCGTTTCGCGCCCGCTGGCCGGTGCTTTGGCTTTGACTGGCTGGATTTCCTGTGCCCGCCGGAGCCGGATCAGCCGGTATGCCATCACCCCATCAGGGCGCAGCGCCTTGAACCGGATTATTGCCGACCAGGAGAACCGGGCGCGGGCCCGTCTGGAGGGCGGCTTTGCCGAAGCCCAAACGCCGTTTCTGGCACCCGAAGACAACGGCAAATCCAGTTATGGCCGCAAGCCACGCTACGGCGGATCCGAAACGCCGCTGGAGATGCTGGCCCGGCTGTCGGACAAAGATGGCAATTCCTTTTTGACCCCGGGCATGATCAGCGCCGGCAAGCGTCTGCGGGAGGATTTCGAGCTGGCCCAGATCAGCGGCCATCTGATGCAGGAGAAGCTGTATTTTACGAACGGCAGCCAAGCGCTGCGCAGCAGCAGCCAGGAAGCCGGGGCTGCGGCGCGCAAGCGCATGACAGAGGCGCTGCAGACGCTGGGGATGGGGCTGAGCGACATCGCTCTGCGCTGTTGCTGCCATCTGGAAGGGCTGGAAACAGCAGAACGCAATCTGGGCTGGCCGGCCCGGTCGGGCAAGGTGGTGCTGCGCATCGCCCTGCAGCATTTGGCAGATTACTACGGCGAGACCAGCGCGCAGGAGGCTGAGCTGATCGGCTGA
- a CDS encoding trimethylamine methyltransferase family protein: protein MTEAAPRRRARGGGGAARRAERTSVKIETAKYIERNIPNFEILNEEALEIIEYNADTILEEVGVNFVDNPAALERWREAGADVNGERVRIPRGLARKLCETAPSEFTQHARNPEKSVVIGGRNMVLAPVYGPPFVRDAAGGRRYATMDDFNKFVKLAYMSKWLHHSGGTVCEPTDIPVNKRHLDMLMAHMTLSDKPFMGSVTEPSRAQDSVDMAGILFGKEFVQNNTVMTSLTNINSPMTFDDVMMGSLEVYAKNNQACIISPFIVGGAMAPVSVAGTLTQVLAEVLAGVAYSQLCRAGAPVIFGAMVTSIDMNSGAPTFGTPEASHITYGAGQLARRMNLPYRSAGSFCGSKLPDAQAAYETANSLNMGLLSGVNFQLHSCGWLEGGLVADFEKFVMDADQLGVLHGLAKGVSVDENAQAMDAIREVGPGGHYLGCAHTQENFKSAFWKSELLDYKPFEQWEEEGARDTYALATNRVEKLLATYEQPALDPAIKMALDEYVAEKKASMPDAFM from the coding sequence ATGACAGAAGCAGCACCGCGCCGTCGCGCACGGGGTGGCGGCGGCGCCGCCCGCCGCGCCGAACGCACCAGCGTCAAGATCGAGACCGCGAAGTACATCGAGCGCAACATTCCGAACTTCGAGATCCTGAACGAGGAAGCGCTGGAGATCATCGAATACAACGCGGATACCATCCTGGAAGAGGTCGGCGTCAACTTCGTTGACAACCCGGCGGCGCTGGAGCGCTGGCGCGAAGCCGGTGCAGATGTCAACGGTGAGCGCGTGCGCATCCCCCGCGGACTGGCCCGCAAGCTGTGCGAAACAGCTCCGTCCGAGTTCACCCAGCACGCCCGCAACCCGGAGAAATCCGTGGTTATTGGCGGCCGCAACATGGTGCTGGCACCGGTCTACGGCCCGCCGTTTGTGCGCGACGCTGCTGGTGGACGCCGCTACGCGACCATGGACGACTTCAACAAATTCGTGAAGCTCGCCTATATGTCCAAATGGCTGCATCACTCGGGCGGCACCGTCTGCGAGCCCACCGATATCCCGGTGAACAAGCGCCACCTGGACATGCTGATGGCGCATATGACCCTCAGCGATAAACCGTTCATGGGTTCGGTTACCGAACCCAGCCGGGCGCAGGACTCGGTCGATATGGCCGGCATTCTGTTCGGCAAGGAGTTCGTGCAGAACAACACTGTGATGACCTCGCTCACCAACATCAACTCGCCGATGACTTTCGACGATGTGATGATGGGCTCGCTGGAAGTCTACGCCAAGAACAATCAGGCCTGCATTATCTCGCCGTTCATCGTTGGCGGCGCCATGGCGCCGGTGTCGGTTGCGGGCACCCTCACGCAGGTTCTGGCCGAGGTTCTGGCCGGTGTCGCCTACAGCCAGCTGTGCCGCGCAGGCGCGCCGGTGATCTTCGGCGCCATGGTGACCTCGATCGACATGAACTCGGGCGCGCCGACCTTCGGCACCCCGGAAGCGTCGCACATCACCTATGGCGCCGGTCAGCTGGCCCGCCGCATGAACCTGCCCTACCGTTCGGCCGGCTCTTTCTGCGGCTCCAAATTGCCCGACGCGCAGGCAGCCTATGAGACAGCGAACTCGCTCAACATGGGTCTTCTGTCGGGTGTGAACTTCCAGTTGCACTCCTGCGGCTGGCTCGAAGGCGGCCTGGTCGCCGACTTTGAGAAGTTCGTGATGGACGCCGACCAGCTGGGCGTTTTGCACGGCCTGGCCAAAGGCGTGTCCGTGGACGAAAACGCCCAGGCGATGGACGCCATCCGCGAAGTCGGACCCGGCGGCCACTATCTGGGCTGCGCCCACACCCAGGAGAACTTCAAATCAGCCTTCTGGAAGTCCGAACTGCTCGACTACAAACCCTTTGAACAGTGGGAAGAAGAAGGCGCGCGCGACACCTATGCGCTGGCGACCAACCGCGTCGAGAAACTGCTGGCCACTTACGAGCAGCCGGCACTGGACCCGGCCATCAAAATGGCTCTGGACGAGTATGTGGCTGAAAAGAAAGCTTCGATGCCCGACGCGTTCATGTAA